The proteins below come from a single Drosophila busckii strain San Diego stock center, stock number 13000-0081.31 chromosome X, ASM1175060v1, whole genome shotgun sequence genomic window:
- the LOC108605833 gene encoding uncharacterized protein LOC108605833, protein MNFNFSVHFTLPTSKAATSSKKLNKFCEISQSKFPAKMQTTYEAVPQEQSDNNNAAGVAWTAAGAAGGAEPPTQPKRAPKPAQKNRRRQQQQQQQQKASMMAPMPGLANQWVPLSNSVHEQGTSIEMMYAGFELPQQEEGGMAAIPGVTHMTMQLPPNVLPTVRNSTPDMPSVLHAMDYFRHQQHMQQLPGIGSSRVQLLQNDPSQQSCNSEAQVMPLGCVPAIPLERHAMSLAFQSYSLMQLEPDPSRAPQLPGQCIYNANISPLYALTQEQQLKLQAALIQKPLSLDAALLPIAEELHAEHEQLRSAGLQLLPQAEPLPYGSISFHEGEQPATATTNAWASPPPPTLSTPIPHMSLLPLPTRQWRQKRRNGLAQQFENTINVNDTIMMLDESDNYQPMVFMDWWINFRQNRSNKPKKPLLSTPPQPPNEQSPTPPPPPPPPTSDPQLPINVAHN, encoded by the exons ATGAATTTCAACTTTAGTGTTCACTTTACACTTCCAAcgagcaaagcagcgacgagcagcaaaaagttgaacaaattttgtgaaatttcCCAAAGCAAATTCCCAGCCAAAATGCAAACCACCTATGAAGCTGTGCCTCAAgagcaaagcgacaacaacaatgccgcTGGCGTAGCTtggacagcagcaggcgctgctggTGGAGCTGAGCCGCCAACGCAGCCAAAGCGAGCACCAAAGCCGGCGCAGAAGAATCgacgacgccagcagcagcagcagcagcagcagaaagcg TCAATGATGGCGCCCATGCCTGGTCTGGCCAATCAGTGGGTGCCGCTGAGCAACTCGGTGCATGAGCAGGGCACCAGCATTGAAATGATGTACGCGGGCTTTGAGCTGCCGCAGCAGGAGGAGGGCGGCATGGCCGCCATACCGGGCGTCACCCACATGACCATGCAGCTGCCGCCCAATGTGCTGCCCACGGTGCGCAACAGCACGCCGGACATGCCATCGGTGCTGCATGCCATGGACTATTTTCGGCATCAGCAgcacatgcagcagctgccgggGATTGGCAGCAGCcgtgtgcagctgctgcaaaacgATCCCAGCCAGCAGAGCTGCAATTCGGAGGCGCAGGTAATGCCGCTGGGCTGCGTGCCGGCCATACCGCTGGAGCGGCATGCCATGAGTTTGGCTTTTCAAAGCTACAGCCTGATGCAGCTGGAGCCGGATCCGAGTCGTGCGCCGCAGCTGCCTGGGCAGTGCATCTACAATGCCAACATTTCGCCCTTGTATGCGCTCAcccaggagcagcagctgaaactgCAGGCGGCTCTCATACAGAAGCCGCTCTCGCTGGACGCCGCTCTGCTGCCCATTGCCGAGGAGCTGCATGCGGAGCATGAGCAACTGCGCAGCGCtgggctgcagttgctgccgcagGCTGAGCCGCTGCCCTATGGCAGCATTAGCTTCCATGAGGGCGAGCAGCCTGCAACTGCCACCACCAATGCTTGGGCTAGCCCGCCGCCCCCCACTTTGTCCACGCCCATACCGCACATGAGTCTCTTGCCGCTGCCCACCAGGCAGTGGAGGCAGAAGCGGCGCAATGGGCTGGCCCAACAGTTCGAGAACACTATCAACGTCAACGACACCATCATGATGCTGGACGAGAGCGACAATTATCAGCCGATGGTATTCATGGACTGGTGGATCAACTTTCGCCAGAATCGCAGCAACAAGCCAAAGAAGCCGCTGCTATCGACGCCACCACAGCCACCGAACGAGCAGtcaccaacaccaccaccacctccaccaccacccacaTCTGATCCACAGCTGCCAATCAATGTGGCCCACAACTAA
- the LOC108605835 gene encoding uncharacterized protein LOC108605835: MNTEALREKYKHYLKPIQADHPLVESCNKVNENARAEQFLRGLERKMGIRAADDKTPVFKHFTAVVPRDCPCKMVGQGAPCQRERSSHKPKDESPKAKKLKFEETSV; this comes from the exons ATGAATACCGAAGCTTTGCGTGAGAAATATAAACACTATCTAAAGCCTATT CAAGCAGATCACCCATTGGTCGAAAGCTGCAACAAAGTGAACGAAAATGCGCGTGCCGAGCAATTTCTGCGCGGCTTGGAGCGTAAAATGGGCATAAGAGCAGCGGATGATAAAACGCCCGTTTTTAAGCATTTCACGGCAGTTGTGCCACGAGATTGTCCTTGTAAAATGGTGGGCCAAGGTGCTCCATGTCAACGCGAGCGCTCGAGCCACAAACCAAAGGATGAGTCACCGAAGGCCAAAAAGCTAAAGTTCGAGGAAACTTCAGTCTAG
- the LOC108606177 gene encoding uncharacterized protein LOC108606177, with the protein MDDFDMHVHCGIRLLKAFRRLRRPATARQISARLAKLLGIQRRVMAALMRDVLTEALAKRALDLHVDPLTHRYHCPRLERANHRLVREFLHCRATMPSLQRLERALVLKVFY; encoded by the coding sequence ATGGATGACTTTGATATGCATGTGCATTGCGGGATTCGCTTGCTGAAGGCCTTTCGACGACTGCGTCGTCCGGCAACGGCGCGGCAGATTAGCGCGCGTCTGGCCAAGCTGCTGGGCATACAGAGGCGCGTGATGGCTGCTCTGATGCGGGATGTGCTCACTGAGGCGCTGGCCAAGCGTGCCCTGGACTTGCATGTGGATCCACTAACTCATCGCTATCATTGCCCGCGCCTTGAGCGCGCCAATCACCGCTTGGTGCGCGAGTTTCTGCATTGTCGTGCCACAATGCCGAGTCTGCAGCGTCTGGAGCGTGCGCTGGTCCTGAAGGTTTTCTATTAA